One segment of Acidimicrobiia bacterium DNA contains the following:
- a CDS encoding DUF1330 domain-containing protein has product MPITPNRDQFAALASAAEADDAPVTMLNLLKFKEVATDGGSGVASYNRYGDSVVRMVEERGGRVLWSGRVDQVLIGDEAAHGWDAIALVQYPSRKAFLDMVSDERYLKSHEHREGGLAETVLLACAARPPGGPPD; this is encoded by the coding sequence GTGCCGATCACTCCGAATCGCGATCAGTTCGCGGCGCTGGCGTCGGCAGCCGAGGCCGACGACGCCCCGGTCACCATGCTGAACCTGCTGAAGTTCAAGGAGGTTGCGACCGACGGCGGGAGCGGCGTCGCGTCCTACAACCGGTACGGCGACTCGGTCGTCCGGATGGTCGAGGAACGCGGCGGCCGAGTGCTCTGGAGCGGCCGGGTCGATCAGGTCCTGATCGGCGACGAGGCCGCCCACGGCTGGGACGCGATCGCGCTGGTTCAATATCCGTCACGGAAGGCCTTCCTGGACATGGTCTCCGACGAGCGCTACCTGAAGTCGCACGAGCACCGTGAAGGCGGGCTGGCCGAGACCGTGCTCCTCGCCTGCGCGGCACGGCCACCCGGGGGGCCTCCGGACTAA
- a CDS encoding sulfatase-like hydrolase/transferase, with protein MGRKILFVTTDQQRYDSLGCTGNTIARTPVVDRLAADGIVYRRAYNQNTVCMPARSTMLTGQYVRTHGVVANGIPLPADAPSVAAHLSEHAGYRTALLGKAHFEPGFDLTGRFEENARAIRGDIGPWRGFERSVQAMHTAAAVLVTTDGPQVSGPIAHYGRWLERNHPEHLTSFAPLLSARGGGDTSAPETKNNPIPRAWYHTDWVADLVIDWLDTLEADEDWFCWMSFPDPHHPWDPPAEELGRIDWRDLDLPPGHPGSDEAIRTVLSRKPAHWLAWWEGRWQNREGGPGGFCPGSLTPDQVREINAKVHVMNELVDEALGRVLRHVRQRGWEGDTDVIFTTDHGELQGDYGLLFKGPFPTDALMRLPLVWRPAPSAGIPPAAISDPVGQVDLAPTFCTIAGALPPAWMQGAPLPTASGSARERVLCEWDSQFPSHGMHLRSIYRDDWLCTVYEPSTDGQATGLETIVGDRVLKPCGIHYDGTEGELYNVEDDPYQFYNLWDDAGFRSVRADLTADLYDHLPEPRGDPLAVEAPA; from the coding sequence ATGGGCCGCAAGATCCTCTTCGTCACGACCGACCAGCAGCGGTACGACTCGCTGGGCTGCACTGGCAACACCATCGCTCGCACTCCCGTGGTCGACCGGCTCGCCGCCGACGGAATCGTCTACCGGCGTGCGTACAACCAGAACACGGTGTGCATGCCCGCGCGCTCGACGATGCTCACGGGCCAGTACGTTCGAACCCACGGCGTCGTCGCGAACGGCATCCCGCTCCCAGCGGACGCGCCGAGCGTCGCGGCACATCTGTCGGAGCACGCCGGCTACCGCACCGCTCTCCTCGGGAAGGCCCACTTCGAGCCGGGTTTCGACCTGACCGGGCGCTTCGAGGAGAACGCCCGCGCCATCCGCGGTGACATCGGCCCCTGGCGGGGGTTCGAACGCTCCGTGCAGGCGATGCACACCGCGGCCGCCGTGCTGGTCACGACCGACGGCCCACAGGTCAGCGGGCCCATTGCCCACTACGGCCGCTGGTTGGAGCGCAACCATCCCGAACACCTCACGAGCTTCGCACCGCTTCTGTCCGCACGCGGCGGCGGCGACACGAGCGCGCCCGAGACCAAGAACAACCCGATCCCGCGGGCCTGGTATCACACCGACTGGGTCGCGGACCTGGTCATCGACTGGCTCGACACGCTGGAGGCTGACGAGGACTGGTTCTGCTGGATGAGCTTCCCGGATCCGCACCATCCGTGGGACCCGCCGGCCGAGGAGCTGGGCCGAATCGACTGGCGCGACCTCGACCTCCCGCCTGGACACCCGGGCTCGGACGAAGCGATCCGCACGGTGCTGTCCCGGAAGCCCGCGCACTGGCTCGCGTGGTGGGAGGGGCGCTGGCAGAACCGTGAGGGTGGGCCGGGTGGCTTCTGCCCCGGTTCCCTGACGCCGGATCAGGTCCGCGAGATCAACGCCAAGGTGCACGTGATGAATGAACTCGTGGACGAGGCTCTCGGCCGCGTGCTGCGGCATGTCCGCCAGCGTGGCTGGGAGGGCGACACCGACGTCATCTTCACCACCGACCACGGCGAGCTCCAGGGCGACTACGGCCTCCTCTTCAAGGGTCCGTTCCCGACCGACGCCCTCATGCGCCTCCCGCTCGTCTGGCGCCCGGCACCGTCGGCGGGGATCCCACCCGCTGCGATCAGCGATCCCGTCGGCCAGGTGGACCTGGCGCCGACCTTCTGCACGATCGCCGGGGCCTTGCCTCCGGCGTGGATGCAGGGCGCTCCGCTCCCGACCGCCTCCGGGTCGGCTCGCGAGCGAGTGCTCTGCGAATGGGACAGCCAGTTCCCGAGCCACGGCATGCACCTTCGCTCCATCTACCGCGACGACTGGCTCTGCACCGTGTACGAACCGAGCACCGACGGTCAGGCAACCGGTCTCGAAACGATCGTCGGCGATCGGGTGCTGAAGCCGTGCGGCATCCACTACGACGGCACGGAGGGTGAGCTCTACAACGTCGAAGACGACCCCTACCAGTTCTACAATCTCTGGGACGATGCGGGCTTTCGGTCGGTGCGGGCCGATCTCACCGCCGACCTCTACGACCATCTCCCCGAGCCTCGCGGGGACCCGTTAGCGGTCGAAGCACCCGCGTGA
- a CDS encoding RDD family protein translates to MSAKWWGASKRGRAAGWPRQDDREPNRDPTRVVWRRCLAYAADLLLMALVLAATLLAAGDWHTLKSGGPTKVPSGHACFEFRSVGYLVRDRAFVWFAVAVVGLVIFVFIVPQSTLGRSPGKALLGVRVVRADGSSPGLLRSFLRVAAWAIDGLAIGLPVGLWLVIVTNGHRRVGDFIAGTYVVRSTATGHPVQVPARGWVTRQLRSTPGRRPGA, encoded by the coding sequence ATGTCCGCGAAGTGGTGGGGAGCGTCGAAGCGCGGTCGAGCCGCCGGCTGGCCCCGTCAGGATGATCGAGAGCCCAACCGCGACCCGACCCGGGTCGTCTGGCGTCGGTGCCTCGCCTACGCCGCGGACCTCCTGCTCATGGCGTTGGTCCTGGCCGCGACGCTGCTGGCTGCAGGGGACTGGCACACGCTGAAGTCGGGTGGCCCGACGAAGGTGCCGAGCGGTCATGCCTGCTTTGAGTTCCGCTCGGTCGGCTATCTCGTGCGCGACCGCGCCTTCGTCTGGTTCGCGGTCGCCGTCGTCGGCCTGGTGATCTTCGTCTTCATCGTGCCGCAGAGCACCCTCGGCCGCTCGCCCGGCAAGGCGCTGCTCGGTGTTCGCGTCGTCCGGGCGGACGGCAGCTCGCCCGGGCTCCTTCGCTCCTTCCTTCGTGTCGCGGCGTGGGCGATCGACGGCCTGGCGATCGGCCTTCCCGTCGGGCTCTGGCTCGTGATCGTCACGAACGGCCATCGACGGGTCGGTGACTTCATCGCCGGGACCTACGTCGTCCGAAGCACCGCGACCGGGCATCCGGTGCAGGTCCCGGCCCGTGGGTGGGTGACCCGCCAGCTCCGGTCGACGCCCGGTCGCCGGCCTGGTGCGTAG
- a CDS encoding ParB/Srx family N-terminal domain-containing protein, with protein sequence MAERSTPVPQATSEAHLTFKDPAEGRDLTFAVLPITSLEVISHQRKPSDSHVKRLVDSVRRVGFLAPVVVVEQQDRDGYLIIDGQHRLLAARELGLRQIPAVIAPPPLARRMLALNVEKEPNIRERSGVALSIYRELVATEPQAPEDDEEVVEAVQQAHYVTLGLGYAQSGRLAGSSFEPILRKCDGFMDQPLSACLPTREARAGKVVEAHQLVRSVTDRLKELGAWHEFVGAQIISFANPLKRARKQHSFDDTFDKMIAKLQELEENPQKVLREAV encoded by the coding sequence ATGGCTGAGCGATCCACGCCAGTACCCCAGGCGACCTCGGAGGCTCACCTCACCTTCAAGGACCCAGCAGAGGGGCGTGACCTCACCTTCGCGGTGCTGCCGATCACCAGCTTGGAAGTCATCTCGCACCAGCGAAAGCCCAGCGACTCGCACGTGAAACGGCTCGTCGACTCGGTCCGGCGAGTTGGGTTCCTCGCCCCTGTGGTCGTCGTCGAACAGCAAGACCGAGACGGATACCTCATCATCGACGGCCAGCACCGGCTCCTGGCGGCGAGAGAACTCGGGCTCCGCCAGATCCCGGCCGTGATCGCGCCGCCCCCGCTGGCGCGGCGCATGCTCGCCCTCAACGTCGAGAAGGAACCGAACATTCGTGAGCGATCGGGGGTCGCGCTCTCGATCTACCGGGAACTTGTCGCGACCGAGCCGCAGGCTCCGGAGGATGATGAGGAGGTGGTCGAAGCCGTCCAGCAGGCGCACTACGTCACGCTGGGCCTCGGCTACGCGCAGTCCGGCCGGTTGGCCGGCAGCTCGTTCGAGCCCATCCTTCGAAAGTGCGACGGGTTCATGGACCAGCCGCTCAGCGCCTGCCTCCCGACCCGAGAGGCCCGCGCCGGGAAAGTGGTCGAGGCGCACCAGCTCGTGCGCTCGGTCACGGACCGGCTCAAGGAGCTCGGAGCCTGGCACGAGTTCGTCGGTGCCCAGATCATCTCGTTCGCTAACCCGCTCAAACGGGCGCGGAAGCAGCACTCCTTCGACGACACGTTCGACAAGATGATCGCGAAGCTCCAGGAGCTCGAAGAGAATCCACAGAAGGTGCTCCGCGAGGCGGTCTGA